One region of Vitis vinifera cultivar Pinot Noir 40024 chromosome 1, ASM3070453v1 genomic DNA includes:
- the LOC100244373 gene encoding uncharacterized protein LOC100244373 isoform X1, which yields MGKAIGGYVVSAREINPVPSTAPAAKLLNLLNFSAASKTGNGFPLESLKYSNRRSRAWGSGTATKFSTCYFLGINVTPSTGLTPPHANIAEDAYGSGFMHSLDLAELELDPATAKLAIGFLGPFLSAFAFLFVIRIVMSWYPKLPVGKFPYVIAYAPTEPLLVPTRKLIPPLGGVDVTPVVWFGLLSFLNEILVGPQGLLVLISQQV from the exons atgggaaAAGCAATAGGTGGGTATGTGGTATCTGCAAGAGAGATAAACCCGGTTCCCAGTACAGCACCAGCAGCTAAGCTTCTCAACCTTCTCAACTTCAGTGCTGCTTCAAAAACAGGAAATGGTTTCCCACTG GAAAGCTTAAAGTATTCAAACAGAAGAAGCCGGGCATGGGGCTCTGGGACTGCCACAAAATTCAGCACATGCTACTTCCTGGGAATTAATGTTACTCCAAGCACTGGACTCACACCACCACATGCAAACATTGCAGAGGATGCTTATGGCTCTGGTTTCATGCATAGTTTAGATTTAGCAGAGTTGGAATTGGACCCTGCAACAGCAAAGCTAGCAATCGGATTTCTAGGACCTTTTCTCTCAGCATTCGCCTTCCTCTTCGTTATCAGAATAGTAATGTCCTGGTACCCAAAACTTCCAGTGGGAAAGTTCCCTTATGTGATCGCTTATGCTCCCACTGAACCACTTCTCGTCCCAACCAGAAAGCTCATCCCACCGCTAGGCGGTGTGGATGTAACGCCTGTGGTGTGGTTTGGATTGCTCAGTTTCCTCAATGAAATACTGGTCGGCCCACAAGGCCTTCTTGTCCTCATCTCTCAGCAGGTTTAG
- the LOC100244373 gene encoding uncharacterized protein LOC100244373 isoform X2, translating to MFLAFPSCNSLSCLLHIFYYQFHAFPPPSSSATTTNKKLESLKYSNRRSRAWGSGTATKFSTCYFLGINVTPSTGLTPPHANIAEDAYGSGFMHSLDLAELELDPATAKLAIGFLGPFLSAFAFLFVIRIVMSWYPKLPVGKFPYVIAYAPTEPLLVPTRKLIPPLGGVDVTPVVWFGLLSFLNEILVGPQGLLVLISQQV from the exons ATGTTTCTTGCTTTCCCTAGCTGTAATTCGCTCTCATGCTTATTACACATATTCTATTATCAATTTCACGCATTTCCACCACCATCGTCATCTGCAACAACAACAAACAAGAAGTTG GAAAGCTTAAAGTATTCAAACAGAAGAAGCCGGGCATGGGGCTCTGGGACTGCCACAAAATTCAGCACATGCTACTTCCTGGGAATTAATGTTACTCCAAGCACTGGACTCACACCACCACATGCAAACATTGCAGAGGATGCTTATGGCTCTGGTTTCATGCATAGTTTAGATTTAGCAGAGTTGGAATTGGACCCTGCAACAGCAAAGCTAGCAATCGGATTTCTAGGACCTTTTCTCTCAGCATTCGCCTTCCTCTTCGTTATCAGAATAGTAATGTCCTGGTACCCAAAACTTCCAGTGGGAAAGTTCCCTTATGTGATCGCTTATGCTCCCACTGAACCACTTCTCGTCCCAACCAGAAAGCTCATCCCACCGCTAGGCGGTGTGGATGTAACGCCTGTGGTGTGGTTTGGATTGCTCAGTTTCCTCAATGAAATACTGGTCGGCCCACAAGGCCTTCTTGTCCTCATCTCTCAGCAGGTTTAG
- the LOC100263292 gene encoding anamorsin homolog isoform 1 (isoform 1 is encoded by transcript variant 1), with the protein MDTKMLQNSTLALTDHEVLSISTVLDAVRKLDNAGVDQCDPLIITQASSLSQLPVESSSLDIVISICRSLEFPCDKLLAEISRVLKPGGTVLIQKTSQSVAGIKDGETSLERKLLMAGFLEAQAIQLKPVVPSEGAQSFGIKAKKPSWKIGSSFSIKKAEKSLPKFQIEDDMDLIDEDSLLTEEDLKKPQLPVDGDCEVGSTRKACKNCTCGRAEEEEKVEKLGLTMDQLNNPQSACGSCGLGDAFRCGTCPYKGLPPFKLGDKVSLSGNFLVADI; encoded by the exons GATACCAAAATGTTGCAAAATAGCACATTGGCCCTCACAGATCATGAAGTTTTGTCCATTAGTACAGTTTTAGATGCAGTGAGGAAGCTTGATAATGCAGGGGTTGATCAGTGTGATCCACTAATTATTACTCAAGCATCTTCCCTAA GTCAGCTGCCAGTGGAGTCATCTTCCTTGGATATTGTCATCTCTATTTGTAGATCACTTGAATTTCCTTGTGATAAGTTGCTGGCAGAAATCTCAAGAGTTTTGAAGCCTGGTGGGACAGTATTAATTCAGAAAACTTCGCAATCTGTTGCAGGGATAAAGGATGGG GAAACCTCTCTTGAGCGCAAATTATTGATGGCAGGGTTTTTAGAAGCACAAGCTATTCAGCTGAAACCAGTTGTCCCATCTGAAGGTGCTCAGTCTTTTGGG ATTAAGGCTAAGAAGCCTTCCTGGAAGATTGGTTCATCATTTTCAATCAAGAAGGCTGAAAAAAGTTTACCTAAGTTTCAAATTGAGGATGATATGGATCTGATTGATGAAGATAGCCTCCTAACTGAAGAAGACTTGAAGAAACCTCAGCTGCCAGTTG ATGGTGATTGTGAAGTTGGAAGCACAAGGAAAGCTTGCAAAAATTGCACTTGTGGGAGGGCCGAGGAAGAGGAGAAAGTGGAGAAATTAGGTCTGACTATGGATCAATTGAACAATCCTCAGTCAGCATGTGGAAGT TGTGGATTAGGAGATGCCTTCCGGTGCGGTACATGCCCTTACAAGGGTCTTCCTCCATTCAAACTGGGGGATAAG GTGTCACTATCAGGAAACTTTCTTGTGGCTGACATTTAA
- the LOC100263292 gene encoding anamorsin homolog isoform 2 (isoform 2 is encoded by transcript variant 2): MLQNSTLALTDHEVLSISTVLDAVRKLDNAGVDQCDPLIITQASSLSQLPVESSSLDIVISICRSLEFPCDKLLAEISRVLKPGGTVLIQKTSQSVAGIKDGETSLERKLLMAGFLEAQAIQLKPVVPSEGAQSFGIKAKKPSWKIGSSFSIKKAEKSLPKFQIEDDMDLIDEDSLLTEEDLKKPQLPVDGDCEVGSTRKACKNCTCGRAEEEEKVEKLGLTMDQLNNPQSACGSCGLGDAFRCGTCPYKGLPPFKLGDKVSLSGNFLVADI, encoded by the exons ATGTTGCAAAATAGCACATTGGCCCTCACAGATCATGAAGTTTTGTCCATTAGTACAGTTTTAGATGCAGTGAGGAAGCTTGATAATGCAGGGGTTGATCAGTGTGATCCACTAATTATTACTCAAGCATCTTCCCTAA GTCAGCTGCCAGTGGAGTCATCTTCCTTGGATATTGTCATCTCTATTTGTAGATCACTTGAATTTCCTTGTGATAAGTTGCTGGCAGAAATCTCAAGAGTTTTGAAGCCTGGTGGGACAGTATTAATTCAGAAAACTTCGCAATCTGTTGCAGGGATAAAGGATGGG GAAACCTCTCTTGAGCGCAAATTATTGATGGCAGGGTTTTTAGAAGCACAAGCTATTCAGCTGAAACCAGTTGTCCCATCTGAAGGTGCTCAGTCTTTTGGG ATTAAGGCTAAGAAGCCTTCCTGGAAGATTGGTTCATCATTTTCAATCAAGAAGGCTGAAAAAAGTTTACCTAAGTTTCAAATTGAGGATGATATGGATCTGATTGATGAAGATAGCCTCCTAACTGAAGAAGACTTGAAGAAACCTCAGCTGCCAGTTG ATGGTGATTGTGAAGTTGGAAGCACAAGGAAAGCTTGCAAAAATTGCACTTGTGGGAGGGCCGAGGAAGAGGAGAAAGTGGAGAAATTAGGTCTGACTATGGATCAATTGAACAATCCTCAGTCAGCATGTGGAAGT TGTGGATTAGGAGATGCCTTCCGGTGCGGTACATGCCCTTACAAGGGTCTTCCTCCATTCAAACTGGGGGATAAG GTGTCACTATCAGGAAACTTTCTTGTGGCTGACATTTAA